One Pseudomonas sp. MH9.2 DNA segment encodes these proteins:
- a CDS encoding response regulator transcription factor, translating to MSDEIQVEGEELPHLLLVDDDATFTRVMARAMSRRGFRVSTAGSAEEGLALALNDVPEYAALDLKMNGDSGLVLLPKLLEIDPEMRVVILTGYSSIATAVEAIKRGACNYLCKPADADDVLAALLSEHADLDTLVPDNPMSVDRLQWEHIQRVLTEHEGNISATARALGMHRRTLQRKLQKRPVRR from the coding sequence ATGAGTGACGAGATCCAAGTGGAAGGCGAAGAACTGCCGCATTTATTGCTGGTAGACGATGACGCCACCTTCACCCGCGTGATGGCGCGCGCTATGAGCCGCCGTGGTTTCCGCGTCAGCACCGCAGGTTCGGCAGAAGAAGGGCTGGCCCTGGCCTTGAATGACGTGCCTGAATACGCTGCGCTCGACCTGAAAATGAATGGCGACTCCGGTTTGGTTCTGCTGCCCAAACTGCTGGAAATCGACCCGGAAATGCGCGTGGTGATCCTCACCGGTTATTCGAGCATCGCCACTGCCGTCGAAGCGATCAAGCGCGGCGCCTGCAACTACCTGTGCAAGCCGGCCGACGCCGATGATGTGCTGGCGGCCTTGCTGTCCGAGCACGCTGATCTGGATACGCTGGTGCCAGACAACCCGATGTCGGTGGATCGCCTGCAGTGGGAGCACATTCAACGTGTGCTGACTGAGCACGAAGGCAATATTTCCGCGACGGCACGGGCGCTGGGCATGCACCGGCGGACCCTGCAGCGTAAATTGCAGAAGCGGCCGGTTCGGCGCTGA